The following coding sequences lie in one Rhodohalobacter barkolensis genomic window:
- a CDS encoding C2H2-type zinc finger protein — protein sequence MEQVEEIKCPLCDESFRDKRGLTSHARNKHDLEKDEVFEKMTQKEQEKKEWKILGGIGTIFLALITLGKFSK from the coding sequence ATGGAACAAGTAGAAGAAATCAAATGCCCATTATGTGATGAGTCCTTTCGAGATAAAAGGGGATTAACCTCTCATGCAAGAAATAAGCATGACTTGGAAAAGGATGAAGTCTTTGAAAAAATGACCCAGAAAGAGCAGGAAAAGAAAGAATGGAAAATACTTGGAGGAATTGGGACAATTTTTCTAGCTCTAATTACACTGGGGAAATTCTCAAAATAA
- a CDS encoding DNA methyltransferase → MKLYETLEKQLKNEPNFVSDNGILKKWVILNKAQNFDQDLIAMLLENQELKQKFFMDIEGTLVFNQNLFMDFLEQKNYLNDSYTQYRNKVGFAIGDKHLKQRNEISLVWPFKDCVLEGGQSREEQEREEIFFNEILAQDEITQLLEPKVLSKAKVFFEGGEKPFSSFKRDAEYNKKRGLPENTITDNLLIKGNNLMALHSLKREFFGKVKLIYIDPPFNTGKDEFNYNDRFNHSTWLTFMKNRLQAAKELLKEDGIMVVHVGNEEAAYIQVLLDEVFNRENYLNHITMSTNPPSGFKATSSKIFSTANHIFFYGKNLEHSELNKLHVPKGYDTAYKYYLINPEDDFSKWKYCNIIDEIARRLGYEDTKTLKKSVSKSELLKKTANFAHKNNNRVFRTAAVGGGARKKRKKTIEKSKENRGVVMQHPGEDVEGFYILNGEMIIFWSNTYKEIDGELLPGQSLTDVWTDIGFTGISSEGGVTLKNGKKPELLLKRILDLASEPGDIVLDYHLGSGTTAGVAMKMQRQFIGIEQLHYGKNDSLIRLKNVINGDKSGVSKYKDVNWKGGGSFTYFQLKKYNQHFIEEIEEAKDTKELLKIWEDMKAKSFMKYNVDIKKQEQHIEDFKALSLDDQKKHLCELLDKNQLYVNLSSLYDKDFLSSDTEKLVTQDFYQLKTK, encoded by the coding sequence ATGAAACTTTACGAGACACTAGAGAAACAGCTCAAAAACGAACCTAATTTTGTAAGTGATAATGGGATTTTGAAAAAGTGGGTGATCTTAAACAAAGCACAAAACTTTGACCAAGACTTGATAGCTATGTTATTGGAGAACCAAGAGTTGAAACAGAAATTTTTCATGGATATAGAAGGGACATTGGTCTTCAACCAGAACCTTTTTATGGATTTTCTCGAACAGAAAAACTATTTGAACGATAGCTACACCCAGTATAGAAATAAAGTTGGATTCGCCATTGGTGATAAACATCTGAAGCAACGAAATGAAATTTCATTAGTATGGCCTTTTAAAGACTGTGTACTAGAGGGTGGGCAAAGCCGTGAAGAACAAGAACGAGAGGAAATTTTTTTTAACGAAATACTAGCCCAAGATGAGATAACTCAGTTGTTAGAGCCTAAAGTACTGTCTAAAGCCAAAGTCTTTTTTGAAGGAGGTGAAAAACCATTCAGTAGTTTTAAACGTGATGCCGAATATAATAAGAAAAGAGGGTTGCCAGAAAACACAATTACTGACAATCTACTTATTAAAGGAAATAACCTAATGGCATTACACTCACTAAAAAGAGAGTTTTTCGGAAAGGTAAAGTTGATTTACATAGACCCTCCATTTAACACAGGAAAGGATGAATTTAATTATAACGACAGATTCAATCATTCAACTTGGCTTACATTCATGAAAAATAGGTTGCAGGCCGCTAAAGAATTGCTTAAAGAAGATGGAATAATGGTTGTCCATGTTGGTAATGAAGAAGCAGCTTACATTCAGGTTCTTTTAGATGAAGTTTTTAATAGAGAGAACTACCTGAATCATATAACTATGAGTACGAATCCGCCCTCTGGTTTCAAAGCCACAAGTTCGAAAATATTCTCGACTGCAAATCACATATTCTTTTACGGCAAAAATTTAGAGCATTCAGAATTAAATAAACTTCATGTTCCTAAAGGATATGATACTGCATACAAATACTATTTGATCAATCCTGAAGATGACTTTTCAAAATGGAAATACTGTAACATTATTGATGAAATTGCCAGAAGACTAGGATATGAAGACACAAAAACTCTTAAAAAATCTGTAAGCAAATCTGAGTTATTAAAAAAGACTGCTAATTTTGCTCATAAGAATAATAATAGAGTATTTCGTACTGCTGCAGTTGGTGGTGGAGCTAGGAAAAAAAGAAAGAAAACAATTGAAAAATCGAAAGAGAATAGAGGTGTTGTTATGCAACATCCCGGGGAAGATGTCGAGGGGTTTTATATATTAAATGGAGAAATGATCATTTTTTGGTCTAATACATATAAGGAGATAGATGGCGAATTATTGCCAGGGCAATCATTAACTGATGTATGGACTGATATTGGATTTACTGGAATTTCAAGTGAAGGAGGAGTAACTCTAAAAAATGGTAAAAAACCTGAGTTACTTCTTAAAAGAATTTTAGACTTGGCTTCTGAGCCTGGTGATATCGTTCTAGACTATCATTTAGGTAGTGGTACAACTGCTGGAGTTGCAATGAAAATGCAGAGACAATTTATTGGAATTGAGCAATTACACTATGGTAAAAATGACAGTTTAATACGCTTAAAAAACGTAATTAATGGTGATAAATCAGGAGTATCAAAATACAAAGATGTTAATTGGAAAGGCGGGGGCTCTTTCACATATTTTCAACTCAAAAAATATAATCAACATTTTATTGAAGAGATTGAAGAAGCAAAAGACACCAAGGAATTATTGAAAATTTGGGAGGATATGAAAGCTAAAAGTTTTATGAAATATAATGTGGATATTAAAAAGCAGGAACAGCATATAGAAGACTTTAAAGCACTCAGTCTTGATGATCAGAAGAAACACCTTTGTGAACTGCTCGATAAAAACCAACTGTATGTCAATCTTTCATCTCTTTACGATAAAGACTTTTTATCCTCAGATACAGAAAAGTTAGTTACACAAGACTTTTACCAACTTAAAACTAAGTAA
- a CDS encoding DEAD/DEAH box helicase family protein encodes MPFLYDTIIREFGKREIERTEVPKIILDNLRPKFSPRPYQVEAFRRFVLCYNEDFKGKPYKPLHLLYNMATGSGKTLIMAGLILYLYEKGHRNFLFFVNSSNIIKKTKDNFLNPQSSKYLFSRKVVHDSREILIKEVKNFEEADSENINIKFTTIQQLHIDLDNTKENSITIEDFKNKKVALIADEAHHLNSATRNNGNMFDSWEGTVMNILKANFDNILLEFTATLDYENREIADKYKDKVIYKYDLAQFRLDKYSKEINLVRSLYDEKERMIQALVLNLYRQELATSCNINLKPVILFKAKRTIAESEQNKINFHRLIDEFSQDMVENIQQTSTVPIVQKAFQFFQRNGLSNNKIAKRIKANFKEENCISANNDAETEKNQILLNTLEDENNPIRAVFAVKKLNEGWDVLNLFDIVRLYEGRDGRAGNPGNTTISEAQLIGRGARYFPFTLEEGQNPYKRKFDNDVSNDLKILEELYYHTKEDSRYISELKQALVYTGIYEDESNLETKQLTLKDEFKQTNFYKTGKVFYNRKIEKSYDNVKSFNDLGVKKKNHKHTLSSGFGKMTALFIKDDNDIDSDEFESKDILVNDIPKHIVRFALSQNPFFYFDNLVKYFPNLGSLSNLIANENYLSDLEITFNGTKNRLANIDNEDYLSAINGLLESIELDIKSNLNEYEGSDYIEDYLHKVFKNKEINVSKNSERSYGQEDFVSDKPWYVFNANYGTSEEKEFVKMFARRFKYLENKYHNIYLIRNERQLKIFDDSGQRFEPDFILFCKQKNGEELTYQVFIEPKGAHLIANDKWKESFLKKIRQEKKTIKIDTDKYLITGVPFYNNANENEFIDSLNSVIDL; translated from the coding sequence ATGCCTTTTTTGTACGATACCATTATAAGGGAATTTGGTAAACGAGAGATTGAACGAACTGAAGTGCCAAAGATTATTTTAGACAATCTTCGCCCAAAATTCAGTCCAAGGCCATATCAAGTTGAAGCCTTTCGACGCTTTGTTCTTTGCTACAATGAAGATTTTAAAGGCAAACCTTACAAACCATTACACTTGTTGTATAATATGGCAACTGGGAGTGGTAAGACACTGATAATGGCGGGTCTAATTTTATACTTGTACGAAAAAGGACATCGAAATTTTTTGTTCTTTGTAAACAGCAGTAACATTATTAAAAAAACTAAAGACAATTTTCTAAATCCACAATCCAGTAAATACCTCTTTAGTAGAAAAGTTGTACACGATAGTAGAGAGATACTTATCAAGGAAGTAAAGAATTTTGAAGAGGCCGACTCAGAGAACATTAATATCAAGTTCACAACAATTCAACAATTACATATTGACCTTGATAATACTAAAGAGAACAGTATCACCATTGAAGATTTTAAAAATAAAAAAGTGGCTCTCATTGCAGATGAAGCTCATCATTTGAATTCAGCTACTCGAAACAATGGTAATATGTTTGATAGTTGGGAGGGTACGGTAATGAATATATTAAAAGCTAATTTTGACAATATCCTACTAGAGTTTACCGCAACGCTTGATTATGAAAATCGTGAGATAGCTGATAAATACAAAGATAAAGTTATTTACAAATACGATTTAGCTCAGTTCAGATTGGATAAATATTCCAAAGAAATAAATCTAGTCCGGTCACTATATGACGAGAAAGAACGGATGATTCAGGCATTAGTATTAAACCTATATCGTCAGGAATTAGCAACATCATGCAACATCAACCTCAAACCTGTAATTCTTTTTAAAGCGAAAAGAACAATAGCAGAGTCAGAGCAGAACAAAATTAATTTTCACCGGTTGATTGATGAATTTTCTCAAGATATGGTGGAGAATATTCAACAAACATCTACTGTGCCAATTGTTCAAAAAGCTTTTCAATTTTTCCAAAGGAATGGGCTATCAAACAACAAAATAGCAAAAAGAATTAAAGCTAACTTTAAAGAGGAAAATTGCATTAGCGCCAATAATGATGCTGAAACTGAAAAAAATCAGATTTTACTAAATACTTTAGAGGATGAAAATAACCCTATTCGTGCTGTCTTTGCTGTTAAGAAATTAAACGAAGGTTGGGACGTATTGAATTTGTTTGATATTGTAAGACTTTATGAAGGACGAGACGGACGGGCAGGTAATCCGGGCAATACTACCATTTCTGAAGCTCAACTTATAGGTAGAGGGGCAAGATATTTTCCTTTTACTTTAGAAGAAGGACAGAACCCATATAAAAGAAAATTCGATAATGATGTTTCTAACGACTTAAAAATACTTGAAGAGCTCTATTATCACACCAAGGAGGATAGTAGATACATCTCTGAGCTAAAGCAAGCACTCGTTTACACTGGAATCTATGAAGACGAAAGTAATTTGGAAACCAAGCAGTTGACACTGAAAGATGAGTTCAAGCAAACTAATTTCTACAAAACTGGCAAAGTTTTTTACAACAGAAAAATTGAAAAAAGCTATGACAATGTTAAATCATTTAACGATTTAGGTGTAAAGAAAAAGAATCACAAACATACACTTTCATCAGGCTTTGGTAAAATGACAGCTCTTTTCATCAAAGATGATAATGACATTGACTCAGATGAATTTGAATCGAAAGATATATTGGTTAATGATATTCCAAAACATATTGTCCGTTTTGCATTATCACAAAATCCTTTTTTCTATTTTGATAATCTTGTTAAATATTTTCCAAATCTCGGATCCTTATCCAATCTCATAGCGAATGAAAATTATCTTTCCGACTTGGAAATAACATTTAACGGTACAAAAAACCGGTTGGCAAATATTGATAATGAGGATTATTTATCTGCCATAAACGGATTATTAGAGTCAATAGAGTTAGATATTAAATCTAATCTTAATGAATATGAGGGTTCAGATTACATAGAGGATTACCTACATAAAGTTTTTAAAAACAAGGAAATTAACGTGAGTAAAAATTCTGAACGATCCTATGGACAAGAAGACTTTGTTTCTGATAAACCCTGGTATGTGTTTAATGCAAATTATGGTACTAGTGAGGAAAAAGAATTCGTAAAAATGTTCGCCAGGCGCTTTAAATATTTAGAAAACAAATATCATAATATCTACCTAATACGAAATGAACGTCAATTGAAAATATTTGATGATTCAGGGCAAAGATTTGAGCCGGACTTCATTTTATTCTGCAAACAAAAAAATGGAGAAGAACTAACTTATCAAGTATTTATAGAACCTAAAGGAGCGCATCTTATTGCTAATGACAAGTGGAAAGAAAGTTTCTTAAAGAAAATTCGTCAAGAAAAGAAAACTATAAAAATCGACACTGATAAATACTTAATAACTGGTGTTCCGTTTTATAATAATGCCAATGAAAACGAATTTATTGACAGTCTAAATTCAGTAATAGATTTATGA